One window of the Klebsiella oxytoca genome contains the following:
- a CDS encoding Gfo/Idh/MocA family protein, with translation MINGTKPVGRSLRWGMVGGGASSQIGYIHRSAALRDGSFTLLAGAFDIDAQRGREFGRQLGVEAERCYPDYATLFREEAAREDGIEAVSVATPNNTHYAICRAALEAGLHVVCEKPLCFTGEEADALVALSEKQRKIIGVTYGYAGHQLILQARQMIAQGLLGEIRIINMQFAHGFHNLPVEQDNPSTRWRVDPKFVGPGYVLGDLATHPLFLAETMAPKLNITRLMCSRQSFVKSRAPLEDNAYVLMEYDNGAVGSMWCSAVNSGSMHGQKVRIVGEKASLEWWDEQPNQLRYEIQGEPVRILERGMSYLDPLALQDDRIGGGHPEGLFEAWSNLYRRFAIAMDATDRRDAALLENFWYPDAKAGALGVHWVENCVRSADSGASWVEFR, from the coding sequence ATGATTAACGGTACTAAACCCGTCGGCAGGTCATTACGCTGGGGAATGGTTGGCGGCGGCGCAAGCAGCCAGATTGGCTATATTCACCGCTCAGCGGCGCTGCGTGACGGTTCATTTACCCTGCTGGCCGGGGCTTTTGATATTGACGCTCAGCGCGGGCGTGAATTTGGTCGTCAGCTTGGCGTTGAGGCCGAACGCTGTTATCCCGACTACGCGACCTTGTTTCGCGAAGAAGCGGCGCGAGAAGATGGTATTGAGGCGGTGTCTGTCGCCACGCCGAACAATACCCACTACGCCATTTGCCGCGCGGCGCTGGAAGCCGGGCTGCACGTGGTATGTGAAAAACCGCTGTGTTTTACCGGCGAAGAGGCCGATGCGCTGGTGGCCCTGAGCGAAAAGCAGCGCAAGATTATCGGGGTTACCTACGGCTATGCTGGGCATCAGCTGATTTTGCAGGCGCGGCAGATGATTGCCCAGGGGCTGCTGGGCGAGATCCGCATCATTAATATGCAGTTCGCACACGGTTTCCACAATCTGCCGGTGGAGCAGGACAACCCCAGCACCCGCTGGCGAGTGGATCCGAAATTTGTCGGCCCAGGCTACGTGCTGGGCGATCTGGCTACGCACCCGCTGTTTCTGGCGGAGACCATGGCACCGAAACTCAACATCACGCGCCTGATGTGCTCCCGCCAGAGCTTTGTTAAAAGCCGCGCCCCGCTGGAGGATAACGCCTACGTGCTGATGGAGTACGACAACGGCGCCGTGGGTTCGATGTGGTGCTCGGCGGTCAACAGCGGCTCAATGCACGGGCAGAAAGTGCGCATCGTCGGGGAAAAAGCCAGCCTGGAATGGTGGGATGAACAGCCAAACCAGCTGCGCTATGAAATCCAGGGTGAGCCGGTACGCATCCTTGAACGCGGAATGTCCTATCTTGATCCTCTGGCCCTGCAGGACGACAGAATTGGCGGCGGTCATCCCGAAGGGCTGTTTGAAGCCTGGTCAAATCTGTACCGCCGCTTTGCTATCGCCATGGATGCGACCGATCGCCGCGACGCCGCGCTGCTGGAAAACTTCTGGTATCCGGATGCGAAAGCCGGGGCGCTCGGCGTGCACTGGGTCGAGAACTGCGTACGTTCTGCGGATAGCGGAGCCAGCTGGGTCGAGTTTCGTTAA
- a CDS encoding sugar phosphate isomerase/epimerase family protein, translated as MTIHIANAPCSWGVDDPKNPYLPAWSKVLQEAATAGYKSIELGPWSYLPTQADELRAALNKQGLSLVAGTIFDDLVSEENFANIVALTHNICRNLSQVPAAEETAGNPFQPPYLVIIDFGNPQRAKYAGRGDLAPRLSPADWRRMIDHITIISKLAWQEYGVRPVIHPHAGGCIEFADEIDLLATQIPHDVAGLCLDTGHLYYSGMDPIAWLDRHFDRLDYLHFKDVDPKVFESVISRGIDFFSACAEGVMCPLGTGAIDYPAVRAFLDKRGYQGWITIEQERDPRNVEGSLQAVTESLRYLRSVGF; from the coding sequence ATGACCATACATATTGCTAATGCGCCGTGTAGCTGGGGCGTCGATGATCCCAAAAACCCTTATCTGCCAGCATGGTCCAAGGTGCTGCAAGAAGCGGCAACCGCAGGCTATAAAAGCATTGAACTGGGGCCCTGGAGCTATTTACCGACTCAGGCCGATGAACTCCGCGCTGCGCTGAATAAGCAGGGGCTGTCGCTGGTTGCCGGCACAATCTTTGACGATCTGGTCAGCGAAGAGAACTTCGCGAATATTGTCGCACTGACGCATAACATTTGCCGCAATCTGTCGCAGGTGCCGGCGGCGGAAGAAACGGCGGGCAACCCTTTCCAACCCCCCTATCTGGTTATTATTGATTTTGGTAATCCGCAGCGGGCGAAATATGCCGGACGCGGAGATCTGGCCCCCCGCCTTTCCCCCGCCGACTGGCGGCGGATGATCGACCACATCACTATCATCAGCAAACTGGCGTGGCAGGAGTACGGCGTTCGCCCGGTTATCCACCCTCACGCCGGCGGCTGCATCGAGTTTGCCGATGAGATAGATCTGCTGGCAACGCAAATTCCCCATGATGTCGCCGGGTTATGTCTCGATACCGGACATCTCTACTATTCGGGTATGGACCCTATCGCCTGGCTGGATCGCCATTTTGACCGCCTTGACTACCTGCACTTTAAAGATGTCGATCCGAAGGTATTCGAGAGCGTGATTTCCCGGGGCATCGACTTCTTCTCCGCCTGTGCCGAAGGGGTAATGTGTCCGCTCGGCACCGGCGCGATTGACTATCCGGCCGTACGCGCGTTTCTCGATAAGCGCGGCTATCAGGGCTGGATCACTATCGAACAAGAACGCGATCCGCGTAACGTTGAAGGCAGCCTGCAGGCAGTAACGGAAAGCCTGCGCTACCTGCGCTCCGTTGGCTTTTAA
- a CDS encoding LacI family DNA-binding transcriptional regulator: protein MSAKKVTMADIAREARVGIATVDRVLNKRTAVKESTERKVLESARRLGFALEQPHYRLAAGQPAIALRMGFILLQQSHSFYHQLALALEKAALSWHSPTQAPVFLHYDINAIDDMVAAISRLSEEVDVIAIVALDNPLIRHAVVQAIDKGVHVFTLLSDMSIAQRTGYIGLDNQKAGRTAGWAVDRLCHGDGEIGIIVGDNRFICQESCEISFRSYLREQGKGDRVLEPVRSHERADIARQVTEEMLYQYPDLQAIYAPCGGVEGIIAALHAHQRQYQVTLICHGPVDNGELALIDGTIDLMLAHRLDEFATATIHAFVQAASQPQPNFINALQPFDLLTKENL from the coding sequence ATGTCAGCAAAAAAAGTGACCATGGCCGACATCGCCCGGGAGGCCAGAGTGGGTATCGCGACGGTCGACAGAGTGCTCAACAAACGTACTGCCGTCAAAGAGAGTACCGAACGTAAGGTACTTGAGTCAGCGCGCCGTTTAGGTTTTGCGCTCGAGCAGCCCCACTATCGGCTGGCCGCCGGGCAGCCGGCGATAGCCCTCAGAATGGGGTTTATTTTACTGCAGCAGTCGCACTCGTTTTATCATCAGCTGGCGCTGGCCCTTGAAAAAGCGGCCTTATCATGGCACAGCCCGACTCAGGCCCCGGTTTTTCTGCATTACGATATCAATGCCATCGACGACATGGTCGCCGCCATTTCCCGTCTCAGCGAAGAAGTGGACGTTATTGCTATTGTCGCGCTGGACAATCCGCTTATTCGCCACGCTGTCGTTCAGGCCATTGATAAAGGCGTGCATGTCTTCACCCTGCTCTCGGATATGAGTATTGCCCAACGCACCGGCTATATCGGGCTGGATAACCAAAAAGCGGGCCGCACCGCAGGATGGGCGGTGGACAGGCTATGTCACGGCGATGGGGAGATCGGCATTATCGTTGGCGATAACCGGTTTATTTGCCAGGAGAGCTGTGAGATAAGCTTTCGCTCCTACTTACGCGAACAGGGGAAAGGCGACCGGGTGCTTGAGCCAGTGCGCAGCCACGAACGCGCCGATATCGCCCGCCAGGTGACAGAAGAGATGCTGTACCAATATCCCGATCTGCAGGCTATTTACGCACCCTGCGGCGGCGTGGAGGGGATTATCGCCGCGCTACATGCGCATCAACGTCAGTATCAGGTCACCCTGATTTGTCATGGGCCGGTAGATAACGGCGAGCTGGCGTTAATCGACGGCACTATCGATCTCATGCTTGCCCATCGGCTGGACGAATTTGCCACGGCGACAATCCACGCGTTTGTTCAGGCCGCCAGCCAACCGCAGCCAAACTTTATCAACGCGCTGCAGCCGTTTGATTTACTCACCAAAGAAAATCTCTGA
- a CDS encoding alpha/beta fold hydrolase gives MTYSLTKKLLTATSALLLLSMSSAPATAAADTDKLVSPLNVENGLSEAAKQYLLHYPSRSGVDGKSAREDTAAVFIPFGATPEGGWPVVVWAHGTVGVANHCAPSLNPRSDRDKQYLNTWLSLGYAVVAPDYAGLGSSGLHHYLNARGEAWSVLDGVRAALKQFPLKNELILVGQSQGAHAAFATAGYQPEYAPELNIRATVLTGTPYFEKGTTASDILPPSGGKVQTGGDPKIPYIFYIYLSAADSNPQLNPGDYFQDKALPLLKEANNLCITPLNDEVMKAGLNAANSLKPGVDSLLNASVDTMLYPTLKVDHPVFIGIGSVDINVPTSMQKRFADAVKSAGTDAEVHIYEGLDHSGTVNPSLRNSVPFMLKALNDKQ, from the coding sequence ATGACTTATTCACTCACTAAAAAATTACTTACTGCAACCTCGGCGCTACTGCTGCTCTCAATGAGCTCCGCTCCGGCAACTGCCGCAGCCGACACCGATAAGCTCGTTTCGCCGCTGAACGTCGAGAATGGTTTAAGCGAGGCGGCTAAGCAGTATCTGCTGCACTATCCTTCACGCAGCGGCGTTGATGGCAAAAGCGCGCGTGAAGATACCGCGGCGGTGTTTATTCCCTTTGGCGCAACGCCGGAAGGAGGATGGCCAGTGGTGGTATGGGCCCACGGTACGGTTGGCGTTGCCAATCACTGCGCGCCGTCGTTGAATCCGCGCAGCGATCGCGATAAGCAATATTTAAATACCTGGCTGTCGTTGGGTTATGCGGTAGTCGCACCGGATTACGCTGGATTAGGCTCTTCTGGCCTGCACCACTATCTTAATGCCCGCGGCGAAGCATGGAGCGTTCTCGATGGCGTACGCGCCGCCCTGAAGCAGTTTCCGCTTAAGAATGAACTTATTCTGGTAGGGCAGTCGCAGGGCGCCCATGCCGCGTTCGCTACCGCGGGATATCAGCCGGAATATGCGCCGGAGCTGAATATTCGCGCGACGGTCCTAACCGGCACGCCTTATTTTGAGAAAGGCACCACCGCCTCCGATATTCTCCCGCCGTCTGGCGGTAAAGTTCAGACCGGCGGCGATCCGAAAATACCGTATATTTTCTATATCTATCTCTCCGCCGCCGATAGCAATCCGCAGCTAAATCCGGGCGATTATTTCCAGGACAAAGCGCTGCCGCTGCTGAAAGAGGCGAACAATCTGTGCATTACGCCGCTGAACGATGAGGTGATGAAGGCCGGCCTGAATGCCGCTAATTCTCTCAAGCCTGGCGTGGATTCACTGCTGAACGCCAGCGTGGATACCATGCTTTACCCGACGCTGAAAGTCGATCATCCGGTATTTATCGGCATTGGCAGCGTGGATATCAACGTGCCAACATCGATGCAAAAACGCTTTGCTGATGCGGTGAAAAGTGCCGGAACTGATGCAGAAGTGCATATTTACGAAGGACTGGATCACAGCGGTACGGTTAATCCGTCATTACGCAACTCGGTGCCTTTCATGCTTAAGGCGCTTAACGACAAACAGTAA
- a CDS encoding RNA polymerase sigma factor, which yields MKNGVVADSRLISAINACRSRLKAFIRGRTPLHDEADDILQEVTYQLIRVEQPVENIAAWLFRAARNEMTDRARKKRELPLAQGFQDEEEGEFPEDELAETLFGVPQTPEDEYLKALLWEELNQALSELPPAQREVFEKTELQGYSYRELAEESGASEQALLSRKHKAVLYLRTRLRCLYDELLAG from the coding sequence ATGAAAAATGGGGTCGTGGCGGACTCACGGCTTATTTCCGCCATCAATGCCTGCCGGTCACGGTTGAAAGCCTTTATTCGCGGACGAACCCCGCTGCACGATGAAGCCGACGATATCCTGCAGGAAGTGACTTATCAGCTTATCCGCGTCGAGCAGCCGGTGGAGAATATCGCCGCCTGGTTGTTCCGGGCGGCGCGAAATGAAATGACCGATCGGGCGAGAAAAAAGCGCGAGCTGCCGCTGGCGCAAGGCTTCCAGGATGAGGAGGAGGGCGAATTTCCCGAAGATGAGCTGGCCGAGACGCTGTTTGGCGTCCCACAAACGCCGGAGGATGAGTACCTTAAAGCGCTACTGTGGGAGGAGTTGAATCAGGCGCTCTCAGAACTACCTCCCGCCCAGCGCGAGGTGTTTGAGAAAACAGAGCTGCAGGGCTACAGCTATCGGGAACTGGCCGAAGAGTCCGGCGCGAGCGAGCAGGCATTGCTTTCGCGTAAGCACAAGGCGGTTCTCTATCTGCGCACTCGTCTGCGCTGCCTGTACGATGAGCTCCTCGCCGGTTAG
- a CDS encoding TetR/AcrR family transcriptional regulator, with the protein MANQRGRPMKARPRILQTARELFLQHGLDVSLDTIAAEAGTTRPTLYSHFPGGKDALLLETFAFLNDKMQPPLRQLLQERQQDLPALLHGFANVVQQHFYAPENIHFQRLLIQVLVQKPELYVTLEQRPSGRVLQALSEILAQKRDEGLLTLDNPELQATAFLGAIMGYPLPGALIAQKAIDPKKLEQLADCAIALFLKAWDYNP; encoded by the coding sequence ATGGCCAATCAACGCGGGCGGCCGATGAAAGCCCGCCCCCGCATTTTACAAACTGCCCGTGAGCTGTTTCTCCAGCACGGGCTGGACGTGTCTCTGGATACCATTGCCGCCGAAGCGGGCACCACGCGGCCGACGCTGTACAGCCATTTTCCCGGCGGTAAAGATGCGCTGCTGCTGGAGACGTTTGCGTTTCTGAATGACAAAATGCAGCCGCCCCTGCGCCAGCTTTTGCAGGAGCGCCAGCAGGATCTTCCCGCGCTGCTGCACGGGTTTGCTAACGTTGTGCAACAGCACTTCTATGCCCCGGAGAATATCCATTTTCAGCGCCTGCTTATCCAGGTGCTGGTGCAGAAACCCGAGCTTTACGTCACGCTTGAGCAACGACCCTCTGGCCGCGTACTGCAGGCGCTCAGTGAGATCCTTGCGCAGAAACGAGATGAGGGTCTGCTGACCCTCGACAACCCGGAACTTCAGGCGACGGCGTTTCTCGGCGCAATTATGGGCTACCCGTTGCCGGGAGCGCTCATTGCACAAAAAGCGATAGATCCTAAAAAGCTCGAGCAGCTTGCCGACTGCGCGATTGCGCTGTTTCTCAAAGCATGGGACTACAATCCATAA
- a CDS encoding multidrug efflux RND transporter permease subunit, which yields MLARFFVFRPVFAAVIAICIMAAGALALLTLPVEQYPDIAPPAVNVTANYTGASAETVEDSVTQVLEQQIKGIDGLIYFSSSSSSAGQARISLSFDQGVNPDMAQVQVQNAVNQAITRLPQEVQQQGITVTKSQGDSLMVVALYDQSEQLTSLDISDFLVSSLQEPLSRVEGVGETTVFGAQYAMRIWLNPLQLTSYGLMPSDVQAAIEAQNSQVTSGEIGSLPTLEGQYLNATVTTQSRLERPEQFENIILRTNSDGSVVYLRDVARVEIGAENYQNQTTLNGYPSAGISIQLASGANALETAEKVRAEVERLSSRFPQGVVAAYPRDSTPFVTVSIESVVHTLIEAILFVVAVMYLFLQSWRATLIPTLTVPVVLLGTFGILSLLGYSINTLTLFAMVLAIGLLVDDAIVVVENVERLMAEEDLTPLEATLRSMNEITGALIGIALVLSAVFIPMVFFGGSVGIIYRQFTVTIVSAMALSALVALTLTPTLCAHLLKPGHMKKGRFFTLFNRGVTISQNRYLATLQRITARPFRFVCLALILTFLMLWQYQKLASGFLPEEDQGAVMVQYTLPSGSPMSMTEEVGADIARYFMTEEEDNLNVIFMVTGRNNAGSGQNVGMAFAELKHWDLRPGEKNSAQAIISRANQYFNKNARQANISVMSPPTVRGLGQSSGFELWLQDSAENGSAALMQAQTTLLNAARENPALDAVRINSLEEKAQLQVDVDRQKAQAQGLDQADINNTLSAAWGGVYINDFIDRGRVKRVYMQGDAAWRSTPENLSAWFVRGSSDNMASFDSFSTFRWTTGPQMLQRFNGLSAVQFQGGAAPGVSSGTAMAEMSDLVSSLNGFDLQWSGLSWQEQSSSVQTLWVYLASLAFMFLCLAALYESWSVPIAVMLIIPLGIIGAISASLFAGYENDIYFQVGMLTTMGLSAKNAILIVEFGLAQFQQGKSLSEAALEGARLRLRPIIMTSLAFVVGVIPLVLSSGAGAASQQEIGTAVIGGMLTGTLLTLLFVPLFFLLVQQGIMRLKSRKQ from the coding sequence ATGCTGGCCCGCTTTTTTGTCTTTCGCCCCGTTTTTGCCGCCGTCATCGCCATCTGCATTATGGCGGCCGGCGCTCTCGCCCTGCTGACCTTGCCGGTGGAACAGTATCCGGATATCGCTCCTCCTGCCGTCAACGTCACGGCGAACTATACCGGCGCTTCAGCGGAAACCGTCGAGGATAGCGTTACCCAGGTGCTGGAGCAGCAGATTAAAGGCATCGACGGGCTGATCTATTTCTCCTCAAGCAGCAGTTCGGCTGGCCAGGCGCGGATTAGCCTTAGCTTCGATCAGGGCGTTAACCCTGATATGGCGCAGGTACAGGTACAAAATGCGGTAAACCAGGCGATTACCCGCTTACCGCAGGAGGTACAGCAGCAAGGCATTACCGTTACCAAATCCCAGGGCGACAGCCTGATGGTGGTTGCCCTGTATGACCAAAGCGAGCAATTAACCAGCCTTGATATCAGCGATTTTCTCGTCAGTTCCCTGCAGGAGCCGTTGAGCCGGGTTGAAGGCGTGGGTGAAACCACCGTTTTTGGCGCGCAGTACGCCATGCGCATCTGGCTTAATCCGCTCCAGCTTACCAGCTATGGTCTGATGCCCTCGGACGTACAGGCCGCCATTGAAGCGCAGAATTCGCAGGTAACCAGCGGTGAAATTGGCTCGCTGCCGACGCTTGAGGGACAGTATCTGAACGCCACGGTGACGACGCAGTCCCGACTTGAGCGTCCGGAGCAGTTTGAGAATATTATTCTGCGCACGAATAGCGATGGCTCGGTGGTGTACCTGCGCGACGTAGCCCGTGTCGAGATCGGCGCGGAAAACTATCAAAACCAAACTACGCTCAATGGTTACCCCTCCGCCGGGATCTCGATTCAACTGGCCTCGGGAGCCAACGCGCTGGAAACCGCGGAAAAAGTTCGGGCCGAAGTCGAACGCCTCTCTTCCCGCTTTCCACAAGGCGTGGTCGCTGCCTACCCGCGCGACAGCACACCGTTTGTGACGGTATCGATCGAAAGCGTGGTGCATACGCTGATTGAAGCGATCCTCTTTGTCGTGGCCGTCATGTATCTTTTTCTTCAGAGCTGGCGGGCGACGCTTATCCCGACCCTTACGGTACCGGTCGTTCTGCTGGGGACTTTCGGTATTCTCAGCCTGCTCGGTTACAGCATTAATACCCTCACCCTGTTTGCGATGGTGCTGGCAATCGGCCTGCTGGTTGATGACGCTATCGTGGTGGTGGAAAACGTTGAGCGTTTGATGGCAGAGGAAGACCTCACCCCGCTGGAGGCCACGCTACGATCGATGAATGAGATAACCGGGGCACTAATCGGTATTGCGCTGGTTCTCTCCGCCGTTTTTATTCCGATGGTGTTCTTTGGCGGCTCGGTCGGGATTATCTATCGCCAGTTTACCGTGACTATTGTCTCAGCCATGGCGCTGTCCGCGCTGGTCGCCCTGACGCTGACGCCAACGCTGTGCGCCCATCTGCTCAAGCCAGGACACATGAAAAAAGGGCGTTTTTTCACCCTTTTCAATCGCGGCGTGACGATAAGTCAGAACCGCTACCTGGCCACGCTCCAACGAATAACCGCCCGTCCGTTCCGTTTTGTTTGCCTGGCCCTGATCCTGACCTTTTTGATGCTCTGGCAATATCAGAAGCTCGCTAGCGGATTTCTGCCCGAGGAGGATCAGGGGGCGGTCATGGTTCAGTACACGCTGCCGTCTGGCTCGCCGATGTCAATGACCGAGGAGGTTGGCGCTGATATTGCCCGCTATTTTATGACCGAGGAGGAAGATAACCTCAACGTTATTTTTATGGTCACAGGGAGAAACAATGCCGGCAGCGGGCAGAACGTCGGCATGGCATTCGCTGAGTTAAAGCACTGGGACCTGCGTCCTGGGGAGAAAAACAGCGCCCAGGCGATTATTTCCCGCGCGAACCAGTACTTTAATAAAAATGCCCGGCAGGCCAACATCAGCGTGATGTCGCCCCCGACCGTGCGCGGGCTTGGGCAATCCAGCGGTTTTGAGCTATGGCTGCAGGACAGCGCGGAAAACGGCAGCGCGGCGCTTATGCAGGCGCAAACCACCCTGCTCAATGCCGCCAGAGAAAATCCCGCTCTGGACGCGGTACGAATCAATAGTCTGGAAGAAAAGGCGCAGCTCCAGGTCGATGTCGACAGACAAAAAGCGCAGGCTCAGGGCCTGGATCAGGCCGATATCAACAATACGCTCTCGGCGGCCTGGGGGGGCGTATATATTAACGACTTTATCGACCGTGGGCGGGTGAAACGCGTGTATATGCAAGGAGACGCAGCCTGGCGTTCGACGCCGGAAAATTTATCCGCCTGGTTTGTCCGCGGCAGCAGCGACAACATGGCTTCCTTCGACAGCTTCTCGACGTTTCGCTGGACCACCGGGCCGCAAATGCTTCAGCGGTTTAACGGTTTGTCGGCCGTGCAGTTTCAGGGAGGCGCGGCGCCCGGCGTCAGCTCCGGTACGGCGATGGCTGAGATGTCCGACCTGGTCAGCTCGCTGAACGGCTTTGATCTGCAATGGAGCGGTTTGTCCTGGCAGGAGCAGTCATCTTCGGTGCAAACGCTGTGGGTCTACCTGGCATCGCTGGCCTTTATGTTTTTATGCCTGGCCGCCTTATATGAGAGCTGGTCGGTTCCCATTGCCGTAATGCTGATTATCCCGTTGGGCATTATTGGCGCCATCAGCGCTTCATTGTTTGCCGGTTATGAAAATGACATTTACTTCCAGGTAGGGATGCTGACGACAATGGGCCTCTCGGCCAAAAATGCGATCTTAATCGTTGAGTTCGGGCTGGCGCAGTTCCAGCAAGGGAAAAGCCTGTCGGAGGCCGCCCTCGAAGGCGCACGCCTGCGTTTGCGTCCTATCATTATGACCTCACTCGCATTTGTTGTCGGCGTGATCCCTCTGGTACTCTCTAGCGGAGCCGGTGCTGCCAGCCAACAAGAGATTGGGACGGCGGTCATTGGCGGTATGCTCACAGGGACGCTGCTGACGTTGCTTTTCGTTCCACTATTTTTCCTGCTGGTGCAGCAAGGAATCATGCGGCTGAAAAGTCGCAAACAGTAA
- a CDS encoding ester cyclase, with product MLKKSIVAFSLFCALTPAVFAGNSESEQLNKKNVIDFYNKALNDKDFSAARPYLGDHYIQHNPMAKDGVEGFQQFIAFLKSKYPDSHSEIKQAFVDGDNVILHVEVTGREPGVTRAIVDIFRLNEQHKIVEHWDVTQNVPQKTASGNGMF from the coding sequence ATGCTGAAAAAATCGATCGTCGCCTTTTCACTGTTTTGCGCTCTGACGCCCGCCGTTTTTGCGGGCAATAGCGAAAGCGAACAGTTGAATAAAAAGAATGTTATTGATTTTTATAATAAAGCCTTAAACGACAAAGACTTCTCTGCCGCCAGGCCCTATCTCGGGGATCACTATATTCAGCATAACCCGATGGCAAAAGACGGCGTGGAAGGCTTCCAACAGTTTATCGCTTTTCTGAAGAGTAAATATCCCGACTCGCACAGCGAAATTAAGCAGGCGTTTGTCGACGGAGATAACGTGATCCTGCACGTTGAGGTGACCGGTCGTGAGCCGGGCGTTACGCGAGCTATCGTGGATATCTTCCGCCTCAACGAACAGCACAAAATCGTTGAACACTGGGATGTTACCCAAAACGTTCCGCAAAAAACCGCCAGCGGCAACGGCATGTTCTAA
- a CDS encoding glycoside hydrolase family 10 protein, producing MTIRSRNTILNKIKISAVPITAALLLAHCGSKPPVSLVTPTPPATKQPTLPKSHEPVRGVWLTTVSRLDWPPLESVNGSITADRRIALQQQALIAKLDNLKSLGINTVFFQVKPDGTALWPSKILPWSDMLTGKIGEDPGYDPLKFMLDEAHKRGMRVHAWFNPYRVSVNTRAKTVAELNSTLSQVPASVYVLHPEWIRTSGERFVLDPGIPEARDWITSIVAEVVERYPIDGVQFDDYFYTESPGSALNDNRTFQQYGQGFAAKADWRRHNTQLLIEQVSRTIKQLNPDVEFGVSPAGVWRNRSHDPAGSDTRGAAAYDESYADTRLWVQQGWLDYIAPQIYWPFARDAARYDVLAKWWAEVVKPTNTRLYIGVALYKVGEPSKNEPDWTRNGGVPELKKQLDLNESMPQIQGTILFRENYLNQPQTQQAVNYLKSRWGG from the coding sequence ATGACGATCCGCTCGCGTAACACTATCCTGAATAAAATAAAAATATCCGCCGTACCAATAACTGCTGCGCTGCTGCTGGCCCACTGCGGCAGCAAACCGCCCGTTTCGCTTGTCACCCCAACGCCGCCGGCAACCAAACAACCAACCCTACCCAAAAGCCACGAACCGGTGCGCGGGGTCTGGCTGACCACCGTTTCCCGTCTCGACTGGCCGCCGCTGGAGTCGGTCAACGGCAGCATCACGGCCGATCGTCGCATCGCTCTCCAGCAGCAGGCGCTAATCGCTAAGCTGGATAATTTAAAAAGCCTCGGTATTAACACCGTATTCTTCCAGGTAAAGCCAGACGGTACCGCCCTGTGGCCGTCAAAGATCCTGCCATGGTCCGATATGCTGACCGGAAAAATCGGCGAGGATCCGGGCTACGACCCGCTCAAATTCATGCTTGATGAGGCCCATAAGCGCGGGATGCGCGTTCATGCCTGGTTTAACCCCTATCGCGTTTCGGTCAACACCCGAGCAAAAACCGTCGCCGAGCTTAACAGTACGCTGTCGCAGGTTCCAGCCAGCGTTTACGTCCTGCATCCTGAGTGGATCCGCACCTCCGGCGAGCGCTTTGTTCTCGACCCGGGGATTCCTGAAGCGCGCGACTGGATAACCAGCATCGTGGCGGAAGTGGTGGAGCGTTATCCCATCGACGGCGTCCAGTTTGACGATTATTTTTACACTGAGTCGCCTGGATCGGCACTTAACGATAACCGGACGTTCCAGCAGTACGGCCAGGGTTTTGCCGCGAAAGCGGACTGGCGTCGGCACAATACCCAACTGTTGATTGAACAGGTTTCCCGCACTATTAAGCAGCTTAATCCCGATGTCGAATTCGGCGTCAGCCCGGCAGGCGTCTGGCGTAACCGCTCCCACGATCCGGCGGGTTCCGATACCCGCGGCGCGGCAGCCTATGATGAGTCCTACGCTGACACCCGTCTCTGGGTGCAGCAAGGGTGGCTGGACTATATCGCGCCGCAAATTTACTGGCCCTTTGCCCGCGACGCGGCCCGCTACGATGTGCTGGCGAAGTGGTGGGCTGAGGTGGTGAAACCTACCAATACTCGCCTGTACATCGGCGTAGCGCTGTACAAAGTCGGTGAACCGTCGAAGAACGAGCCCGACTGGACGCGCAACGGCGGCGTGCCAGAATTGAAAAAGCAGCTTGATCTGAACGAGTCGATGCCGCAGATTCAGGGCACCATTTTGTTCAGAGAGAATTACCTCAATCAGCCGCAAACCCAGCAGGCCGTTAACTATCTGAAAAGCCGCTGGGGAGGTTGA